The genomic segment CTGTCGGGCTGGCGAGCGCCTGGCTGATCCGCCGCACCTCCCGCCGTCCGGTCCAGCGGGTGCGGTGATCAAGGTGGGTGGGTGGTGCGGCGGGGACTCGGCGGGCGGTGCGTCGCGGCTCGGGGGAGGCGCAGTTCGGCGAAATCGACCCCGTTATGTTTTTCGCGGTCCTGCAACGGGACCGCTGGCCTCCGGGCCCGGCATGACTATGTCCCCCTGTCGAACAGATGGCCTGGGGGGTGGTGTCACCGGGCCCGGGAGGTGCCGTCGGAGACGCTGATGAGAGGTCCGGCCACCGTCCGGTCCGGCGCAATGCCGGACAGCCCTTGGGCGGCAGGTCTGCATAACGTGGATGCGCGCGTACGACACCACTGCCGAGGCCGGCACGTTCAACTCGCCTGGAGGGGCGCGATGTTCGACACAGAAGACGTGGGCGTATTCCTCGGCCTGGACGTCGGCAAGAGCGCCCATCACGGGCACGGACTGACTCCGGCCGGGAAGAAGGTCTTCGACAAGCAGCTGCCCAACAGCGAGCCGAAGCTGCGGGCCGTCTTCGACAAGCTGGCCGCGAAGTTCGGCACGGTGCTGGTGATCGTGGACCAGCCCGCCTCCATCGGCGCCCTGCCCCTGGCCGTCGCCCGGGACGCGGGCTGCAAGGTCGCCTACCTGCCCGGCCTGGCCATGCGCAGGATCGCTGACCTCTACCCGGGCGAGGCGAAGACCGACGCGAAGGACGCCGCCGTGATCGCGGACGCCGCCCGCACCCTGCCCCACACCCTGCGCTCGCTGGAACTGACCGACGAGATCACCGCCGAGCTGACCGTCCTGGCCGGCTTCGACCAGGACCTCGCCGCCGAGGCCACCCGCACCAGCAACCGGATACGCGGCCTGCTCACCCAGTTCCACCCCAGCCTGGAGCGCGTCCTCGGCCCGCGTCTGGACCACCAGGCCGTCACCTGGCTGCTCGAACGCCACGGCTCCCCGGCCGCACTGCGAAAGGCCGGCCGCCGCAGACTC from the Streptomyces sp. AM 4-1-1 genome contains:
- a CDS encoding IS110 family transposase; amino-acid sequence: MFDTEDVGVFLGLDVGKSAHHGHGLTPAGKKVFDKQLPNSEPKLRAVFDKLAAKFGTVLVIVDQPASIGALPLAVARDAGCKVAYLPGLAMRRIADLYPGEAKTDAKDAAVIADAARTLPHTLRSLELTDEITAELTVLAGFDQDLAAEATRTSNRIRGLLTQFHPSLERVLGPRLDHQAVTWLLERHGSPAALRKAGRRRLVELIRPKAPRMAARLIDDVFDALDEQTVIVPGTGTLDTVVPSLARSLGAVHEQRRALETQISTLLEAHPLSPVLTSMPGVGVRTAAVLLTTIGDGTSFPTAAHLASYAGLAPTTKSSGTSIHGEHAPRGGNRQLKRAMFLSAFACMNADPASRTYYDKQRARGKTHTQALLRLARQRISVLFAMLRDGTFYESRTPTVTLAA